The Cutaneotrichosporon cavernicola HIS019 DNA, chromosome: 3 region AGCCAAGGTTGCCAAGCGCGCAAAGGCCAAGAACGCCCccgccgacgagaagaCAGAGGATCAGcaccgcgaggaggagcacaaaaaggtcgccgagctcatcgagaAGGCTGGAGTTGCACCGGGCACGAGTTCGTCGGGCATGTACGAGCTGTGTGGTGAGTCGATGGCCAAGGACGGGTGCTGACGAGCAGCCATGGTTACGCACAAGGGTGCGTCGGCCGACTCGGGACACTACATCGGCTGGGCGCGCAAGGAGGGCGGGTTCGTGCCGTCTGGCGAAGAGGAGTGGTACAAGTTCGACGGTGAGTAAGAAGGAGGTTGCCAGATTGCGAGTAAGGAGAggctgacgccagacgaCAAGGTTTCGGAAGTGACGGCGGACAAGATCACGTCAATGGacggtggcggcgaggatTCGGTCGCATACATCCTCCTCTACCGGTACGTCTTGCTGTTAATCTCGGACTCGACTGACTCGCAGCTCTGTCGACATCTAGAAAGTCTAGACACGATTCGGCTGCATCCCTTCCCCATCGTTCCGTTCTGTACCCAGCAGCCTTATGCATACGCTTCATGACAATGGTTTGTGCCGTGTAGCTGCACGTGGGCATGTAGTGAGTGAGGTACGATGTTACTAGGATGAGCCTATGGGGTGTGAGTGAGACTGTTAGGCGGATGGATGTGGAGGCCAAGAGGTGGTCTGGGTCCACGAAACCCCCCAGACGCTACTGATGGGTGCCGAGCCACTTTTACTTCCACTTCCAcgtcgacatcctcgacaacatTGTGTTGAACGAGGAACGATTTCGATGGGTACACTTGACTGTACCGGCCTCGTACGGCTGTGGTTGCTGACGCCGAGTTGTACCTACCTGTGCGTTAATCGGGTGCGAGACTGTCGGGCGAGAGACAGGTCGGGGTCAACAGAAGCACCTTGTATTCACATTCCGTTACCATCTTTAAACCTGTGTAACCCTACCAACTTTTGAACACGTGAACACCCCAGACTGGTGGCGGCTGCAAAAGTGACAGTACGATATGGTCACTATGGTCCGAGCTCGTTTTTCAGTGGCGTGTGTGGGGTTTGCTTACACCCTCACGGAGACGGATTTCgaacgccgccgccactgCACGGTGACGAGACACTGAAATGGCTGATTCCTTTTGGAATGGAATCAAACTGGTCAGATCGGGTGGTGCCTGAACAATCTGCCACTCCACACAAGCCACACAAGCCACACAAAGCAAAGCGGCATGTCGACTTGGCTGATCGTTCAGTTTCCCTTTTCTTTTGTCAATGAGATCGGTACTTGAGTACTTGAGTGACATGGTGAGATGAACAGCTGGCCCGATACCCTTACCCCAGGTGGATGcgcgccaccacctccctcAAACTGACCGGAGCGGGCGGCTCGGAGGTATCGTGAGTCCTGTTCACCGGGTTGGATTGGGCAtctcggcggtggcgtATCGCATCCCCCCACACAGAGGACCGCAACCCATGGCTTTGGACATATCCCGCCATCACTATACACCCTCGTACGAGCCGATGTGGGCGCGATCATCCACATACCGTCCAAGACAATGGACGCATGGGGCACATCACCCAAGTCcgaagggagagggagcaGGGAGCCAAGGGGGGCTGTGGTGGTCACACTCCCCTCAATCTGACCGAACCGCGCGGGGCGGGGCAGACATACTCAGCCATTGTTCATTCGAGTCAAGTTCTTGGATGCATGGACGTGTTGGGTTGCAAAGTCTGCGATTTTGACGGTACAGTGGAGCCCGATTTCGCATATAAGCACAACCAGGAGACGCTCTTTAGACCCATCAACAACATCAACTCCTCTTCACAACAGCTCCTCCAGCCTACCCAACCaacccacccaacccaaccaaCCAACCCAACAATGTCGGCCTTCACCACCGTTTTCGAGCAGCCCAAGAACTACGAGTCGGACGACAACTGGTACCCCCCAGCCCTCTGGTGCACCATCGCCTAAGTAAGCAACGCAAAACTCAGTTGTCCAAGCTAATTGACAGGCGATCCGCTCACGTGCGCGACCTTCGACGGTCCCCATCGTTCCAATACATTAGTCGCAACGATGCATATATTTAGTCTCTAAACTCCACCTTCTTTCTGCTTCTTGGGTCCTGATATAATTCAGTCATTGAGCCTGGGCTGCCCATTAGGTCGTAGCGGTAGCATTCATGAAGAATGTCTCGAGCGCGAAGGGAACAGGTGTATGGTTACCCGTCCTTAATCGCCTTCCCTTGATGCTCAGAGGAATTGCTCCTTCGGGCATTCCCCACTGGTGTTGAATGCCCAACCACCGCGGAAATGTCGACGCACTTGAAAGGGATGAGGGGCCACACTGACGGAGAACGCAGGTTCCCTGATTATACTGGGGACAATCATCTGCATATATGAACAGTTACGAAGTATGTACGAAGGCATTTATTATAGAAGTAATCTCAGCATCTCAGGTTACCAGAACCGAGATCCATCTCAAACAACCGAGTGCTCCACGGTCACGGCAATGCGAGTTCCACTAGGACAATTCTCTGACAATCTCTCGTCTTTGGCGCCGCATCCGCTAACACGacgttcctcctcccacgcAGGCCCCGTGAGAGTCACAATTGTGGATCCCAGCATCGGGATTTCCACTGTCCTCCTTGTTAGCTCAGCTTTCATCTCAAACTCACTCTCTGTGCCTCACGTTGACGACGCGCTTGACAAACCGCCACACGTTTAGGTACTGGCCCACAGCGTCTTCACCGAAGCTGAAGAAGGCGAACACACTCATTGCGTATAGCACAGAGAGGTAGAAGGGCACATCTAGTGTTGTGGCCCCGTTGAAGAACTCTTCAGGGAACTGGGAAACGAGACCAAAGTTGCTGTGGGTGCGGTCCCAGCTTGCGGTCGGCTGGAGTTCGCCTGGGTGGCCGACCAGCAGGAAGAGAATGTTGAAGACCGTGGCGAACATCAATAGGATGCTATCTGTGACCGCGAGTCCCAGCAGGCGAAGGTAGACACCAGTTGTGAGGCCAGATCCAGAGAGGATTGAGCGAAACTGTGCGCGACGAACAAAGAACCAGTGAATGGAGAgagctgctgtcagttgGGGACCCGGGTGTTTGCCTCACAGGCGTAAAAGAGAGAGGCACAGGCAAtgagggtggggaggatGAATCGAATTACCAGTGTTGGCCAGGAGCTAACGGAGGGGATCATTGGACCCCACGTCTCCGCGATGTCGTAGCGATGGCCTTGTACTGTGTAATTGACGGGCAACATGATGAGAGGGCAGACCACACACAGAAagagctcctcggcatAGCGGTACCGCTTCCGCGGTTGATCCAGCACAAGGTTGCGTTTTGGTGATGCGACAGAGGCCAAGCGCCTCATCTGAGCAAGAGAGCAAAGCGGGACGGTATACAACAAGAGCATGTGGACACGAGCGCCTGTCGGTAAGATTAGCCCATTCGCAGACTTACTGATGTCGCTCCAGATGGGAGCGCTGTCGACGAAGTTGTCGGCCCACACCAAGGTGTTGACCAGAGTCACGAAGTGGGTTAACCACAGCCAGCCGATGAGACAAACGAGGGGAGCATTGCGAGCCCTCCAGTGCCAGGGAGCTGGGATAAGAAGAAGCACGAGGCAAACAGAGCTCCAAAAAGGATACTCGGGACGGCGCATGGTGAGTTGGGCAATGTAGAGTAATATGCAGTGGGGGAAATGAGGACAGCGAGTGAGAAGGGGTTTCAATAGGGGACTATGGGGTGTTGCCACCTTTATGCACCACAGGAACAAAGAGGACTCTCTCGAGACGGAGCAGGGTGTAATGTATATTACATAAGAGTATCTGAAAGCTGAGCCTTGAGGGCACATGCAGCACGCGCTTTGTTCTCTGGCTACTGAACTGCCCAGTTAGTAACATTACCATGAAGGGCGTGAACGTACGGAGGGGGTCCCTGAAGTCTGCGAGTAAGCTTCGCAACACGGAGAATAGAATCAACTTACGCTTTTGGCTGTTGTGGCGGAAGCCGATCTTGGTGCGGAAGTGCTCCCTTGCCTTCTGGTCCTTGAAAGACTTGCCCTGCTTCTTCGCCCAGTTAGCCTCCCCGGCGTTGCGCGCTTTGACCACATCGAGGCCGCGCCCAAAGGCACCATGGCCACCAGCCACCGGAACCAAAGCAGCGCTCGGATCTGCGAGACGCTGACGAACGGCAGCGACCTTCGCGCGAACAGGATCGTCCGAGTCCATTGGCGCACCGCGCAGTCGCTGAGCGTAATACACCTTGAGGGAGCGATGACCAAGAACACGACCCGACGGTAGCACCAAGGACAGACCATCACCTGCAATGCGTGGCACCTGTGGTCAACTGCGTGCGTTATTATCCACATACCTCCACGCCAAACGCATCATCGcctccatcctcgtcaacatCTTCCCACTCAGACTGGTCCGACGCGAGGCCGCCCCCGAAATCGTAGAAATCAGCCAGCTCGACACGATCTTCCTCAGTTTCGTAAGCGATCTTGCAGTGGGCCTTGTCGATCATGTGCTTgcggacggcggcgagactGCTAAATTCCTTTCCGCCATTCGGGCAGAACAAGCACAAGTTTCCAATTGCCACCTTCTCACCAAGATACGCAAGCAGTCCGCTCAGGTCAATAAGAAGGTCGCGGTCGGGGACGAAGAAACTATGCGCTCGTGACATGTGCTCCAGGTTGCTCTGGGCATCTGTGGACCGATGGTTGCAGAACAGACAGTCGTTTGGGTTgatgcgccgccgcgatgCTGCGATACGAGCCTCGATGTCgctgtcggcgtcggcttCGGCATCCGAATCCACATCGTTGTCCAAATCGCTGTCGACGCCTTCGCCAGACATCACCTCCGCGCCACTGCTTGGCCACATGGCTacgtcgccctcgtggTTCCCCTCGTGACCAACATTGTCCAGCAGGGGTGCTGCCGACGGGCCTTGGTCGGCTTGGTGTAAAGTGTCGCGTGCCAGACTAGCCTCGCGATCCCGGTGCTTCTTGGACAGGACGTGAGAGCGGAATGAGTTCTCAGACGAGAATGCCTTGCTAATACATCAGCTCTGCGGTTCCCATGTTCTCACTTGCAAGACGAGCAAAACATGCCCCTTGGGTCTGGCCGCACAGCGTTTTGCTCACGGCGCTCGATGACCTTTTCATTGAAGGCCTGAGCGGCGACAGGAGGAAGGTTCGCCACTCGACGCTTCATGTTGTAGCGATGCCAGTCAGTCCCGAAATGGGAACGCTGTTCTTCAGCGGTCTCGAAAGCGATTCGGCATGATATGCAGGTGAACATGGTGGGCTAGAGGGATTGCGATGTAAGAGAGTAATGAAAATCAAGTATTGATGAGAAAGAGAATGAAGATGAAGAGTTGAGTTGTGAGCCGAGTCAGTTGAAGCTTCACTAATTCTGAATTGGAAACTGATGAGAAAGCAAAATCACGTGATTCAATATTTGGTTGGccactcctccacctccactttggGGGTTCTCGAAATCTTCGCTGCTTTATCTGTATCTGCCTCCCCTCTTTCTCACTTCTCTCCCCCCTCACTCCACAATGTCAACACACGACTTCAGAGCTGATTGGATCACTGGCAAAGACAATGCTCCTTCGTCCGATAATCCCAAGAAGACAAAGTCTTCGGGCGGAACGTGGGCCACGCTCGGTAAGTGATGCATTTTGCAACCAAACTGCACTCGCTCAACTATGAAGGAGTCTCCCAGCCActcgcccgcgccctcAATCTTCGGGGTTTCAAGAACCCCACCCCGATCCAGCGGGCCGCTCTTCCTCCAGCCATGGCCAACCCTTCCAAAGATGTTCTCGGGATGGCACGCACTGGCTCGGGGAAAACGCTGGCTTACTTGATTCCCCTCATCCAGTCGCTTGGAGGAGCTCGCAAGGAATCCTCAGGCATTCGATCCTTAATCCTGTGTCCCAGCCGTGAACTTGCCGTCCAAGtcctcaaagtcggcaAAGACTTGTCGAGAAGCTTGGCCGGGGCCAACAAAGGCGCCCAACCATTGAAATGGAGCATCATCATGGGCGGCGAGTCGCTTGATGCCCAGTTTGAGGCAATGTCTGCGAACCCTGATATGTAAGTCGATTGTCGTGCAGAGAGTAATTGATCCCAGCGTCATCGCTACTCCTGGTCGCTTGCTCCATCTGGCTGTTGAGATggacctcgacctgcgGCAAGTGCAGGTGGTGGTTTACGATGAAGCTGATCAGTGAGCGCTTGCCGCTGTATGGTTCTGACTTTAGCTTGTTCGAGATGGGGTTCGAGGTGCAACTGCGCGAGATTCTGCATCGcctgccgacgacgcgacaCAACTTGCTGTTCTCGGCGACACTTCCAACGACGCTCGCAGAGTTCGCCAAAGCCGGCTTGAACAATCCGGCATTCATCCGGCTGGACACTGAGCATCGGATTAGCCCCGACCTCGAACTTGCTTTCCTTTCGGTCAAGCCGGACGAGAAAGAGGCGGCACTCCTCGTACTCTTGCGCGAAGTCATCCACATCCCCGTCGCCAGTACTGCCACGGACGACAGCCCTCGCGCCATCATCTTTGCGTCTACAAAACATCATGTTGAGTATATCTCGACTCTACTCAAAGCGGCGAACTACCGGACTTCCTACATCTATGGTTCCCTGGACCAAGTTGCTCGCCAGCAGCAACTTCGCCACTTCCGCGACGGGAAGTCGGAGGTACTCGTTGTCACCGACGTCGCAGCCCGAGGGCTTGACATCCCCGCGATGGGCCACGTCATCAATTTCGACTTCCCGTCGGGAGTGAGGGTCTTTGTGCATCGGGTTGGCCGCACGGCGCGTGCTGGACAAAAGGGTCACGCCTGGAGCTTGGTCACCCGCGATGACCTGCCATACTTACATGACCTAGAAACCTTCCTGGAGCGTCCCATCGTCTCCGACGCAGGCGCTTTCGGTACAGTTCCTCGAGACAGCCTCGAGGCAACTTTGGAGTACATCCTCCACAACTTGGAGACGTCTGAATCCCAACTTGAATCATTGCGGAGCGTCATGAAGCGTGGTCAGGCAATGTTCGAACGATCCCGGAACAAGGCGAGTCGTGAGGGTTATCGCGCTCTCAAAGCTGGCAAGGAGAGTCGGAATACGACCCGTACACATTCGGCTTTCCTATCCCTCGAAGAAGAGAACGGGGGGGAAGAAAAGAGGGCGACActcctcgccgcgatcCAATCTTACAACCCTCACGAGACGATCTTCGAGGTGGGAGCGCGTGGTGGCCAACAAGCAACGGCAGTGGTGATGAAGCAGCGCCGACAGGCGTTGGCTCGGAGTCGGGCGCGCAGGCAACAACCTCTCGCCTCTGAAGGGGGAGTTGATCTGGGGTTTGATCCAGCCGACACTGATGGCGACGTGAGTGCTATTGCAACACCAAGCCTTGATGCCTTGACACTGACAAGCAGATTCACGTTACGAAACCCACCAAGTCTTACCGTGATCCCAACTTCTTCTTGCCCCATGAGAATGTTGAGACAAACCGATCCAAAGGGTGAGACTTCTTGGTGATGTGTGCGTCCCGGACTAACATAACAGCTACTCCCTCTCCGAAGGGACCTCATTCGCGGAGCAGGCCCGGTCTGCGACGATGGATCTGAATGCCGACGATGCAGACCCGCAACGTGCTCAAAAAGCGAGCCAGCTCAAGTGGGACAAGAAGCGGAAGCGGTTCGTCAAGGACACCCCTGGCGAGGACAACAAGAAGATGATCAGGGGCGAGAGTGGCGCACTGCTTCCCGCCACATTCAAGAGCGGCCGCTTCGCTGAATGGAAGAAGACTGCACACCGACTCTCAGGCCAGCGCACTGGGCCGCAGTCTCAAAACTCGGCTGGCCTCGCGAACGCTGAAACCATTCTCAAGGGCCGGCgtgagaaggagaaggtgagTAGTAGCCACACCAATTGCAATGCTAACCGATTTAGCGCCAGCAGAAGAATGGTCGCATTTCCAAAAAGCGTCGGTTGTAGTGGCTGTACAAGAGTGAATGAGACTGGTGATTCTTCTGGCTGCAGGCTGTCACGATCAAAGAAACATGAACGAAGAAACATGCAACGCGGTGTCTATTGAATGAATAGCGGGGAAGTCCGGCTTTAGCGTTGTGGCGCACGGTTGTTTATCTCGAGGGACTACTGGCGATGGAGCTTTGAGACACATTATTTTATCATGGCCATCGACTACTCCAGTCAGAGCTATTGGCGCGTCCGCCTCTCGAAGGAGAAGGACCAAGGTTTCGAATGGCTCGTCCCTTCCTCCGACGTCTTGTCCACCATCTCCCAGGTTGTCGGCGACTTGAAATCGACAACTACTCGAATCTCAATCCTCCATTTTGGATGTGGCTCCTCTTCACTTGGCATTGAACTCCAAAGGCATCTCGGTGACCGGGTTGCAGTCTCAGACGCCGACTACGCCAGTTCAAGCTTGCATTCGCGCGAACCGACCCC contains the following coding sequences:
- the DBP10 gene encoding uncharacterized protein (DBP10CT (NUC160) domain), with translation MSTHDFRADWITGKDNAPSSDNPKKTKSSGGTWATLGVSQPLARALNLRGFKNPTPIQRAALPPAMANPSKDVLGMARTGSGKTLAYLIPLIQSLGGARKESSGIRSLILCPSRELAVQVLKVGKDLSRSLAGANKGAQPLKWSIIMGGESLDAQFEAMSANPDIVIATPGRLLHLAVEMDLDLRQVQVVVYDEADHLFEMGFEVQLREILHRLPTTRHNLLFSATLPTTLAEFAKAGLNNPAFIRLDTEHRISPDLELAFLSVKPDEKEAALLVLLREVIHIPVASTATDDSPRAIIFASTKHHVEYISTLLKAANYRTSYIYGSLDQVARQQQLRHFRDGKSEVLVVTDVAARGLDIPAMGHVINFDFPSGVRVFVHRVGRTARAGQKGHAWSLVTRDDLPYLHDLETFLERPIVSDAGAFGTVPRDSLEATLEYILHNLETSESQLESLRSVMKRGQAMFERSRNKASREGYRALKAGKESRNTTRTHSAFLSLEEENGGEEKRATLLAAIQSYNPHETIFEVGARGGQQATAVVMKQRRQALARSRARRQQPLASEGGVDLGFDPADTDGDIHVTKPTKSYRDPNFFLPHENVETNRSKGYSLSEGTSFAEQARSATMDLNADDADPQRAQKASQLKWDKKRKRFVKDTPGEDNKKMIRGESGALLPATFKSGRFAEWKKTAHRLSGQRTGPQSQNSAGLANAETILKGRREKEKRQQKNGRISKKRRL
- the REI1 gene encoding uncharacterized protein (C2H2 type zinc-finger (2 copies)), which translates into the protein MFTCISCRIAFETAEEQRSHFGTDWHRYNMKRRVANLPPVAAQAFNEKVIERREQNAVRPDPRGMFCSSCNKAFSSENSFRSHVLSKKHRDREASLARDTLHQADQGPSAAPLLDNVGHEGNHEGDVAMWPSSGAEVMSGEGVDSDLDNDVDSDAEADADSDIEARIAASRRRINPNDCLFCNHRSTDAQSNLEHMSRAHSFFVPDRDLLIDLSGLLAYLGEKVAIGNLCLFCPNGGKEFSSLAAVRKHMIDKAHCKIAYETEEDRVELADFYDFGGGLASDQSEWEDVDEDGGDDAFGVEVPRIAGDGLSLVLPSGRVLGHRSLKVYYAQRLRGAPMDSDDPVRAKVAAVRQRLADPSAALVPVAGGHGAFGRGLDVVKARNAGEANWAKKQGKSFKDQKAREHFRTKIGFRHNSQKHFRDPLLQ